One region of Desulfovibrio sp. JC022 genomic DNA includes:
- a CDS encoding TIGR04372 family glycosyltransferase: protein MSEMVDLKRLLIIGTAQQSHIINFLSGVDCNETEVLLLLPERDRGIFDDEKTVFFSGTFHPLFPPLLKAMLTFRPHEVIIVCGMTYDHDNVVQAASFYANFYDLRIRTCVRNKLSPANASLKPNPIKTICKWTSLGTLALLIKAVSLFKPLRMAEIYSTRLGHLALDCELYLSEKELGRHDGFLDLFYFKDDQVANNTLAKLFSRKMNISNKFRYLLEAVQFFNLNDNHGLKLNTRTIALGRDFECVIQQTDTHVSFTEEETKRGRRELKALGLDPNRPHVCLLGRDNAFLQQTMPESDGDMQEPRNMEISTLKAGAEELLKLGYNVIRIGSIVQEPLKIEHPNFVDYASSGKHNNFMDIYLSATCIFFVGVQSGPMHVANVFRVPCLRINVARLEVIEYCSPEDIALFKLIRSKSTDRILSVPEIIKAGISKWPIENFADSDFAVIDNTEDELLEAIKEMHLRINGKWQTAGEYTELQRCYRSFMKTSDYNTRFETPISAYFLQKHADELFNWKDS from the coding sequence ATGAGTGAAATGGTAGACCTCAAACGTCTGCTTATCATCGGCACTGCCCAGCAGAGCCACATCATAAACTTCCTCAGCGGCGTAGACTGCAATGAGACGGAAGTTCTGCTCCTGCTCCCGGAACGGGACCGGGGGATTTTTGACGACGAGAAAACCGTCTTTTTCTCCGGCACATTTCATCCATTATTCCCTCCCCTCCTAAAAGCAATGCTCACTTTCAGGCCGCATGAAGTTATTATTGTCTGCGGCATGACCTACGACCACGACAATGTGGTCCAAGCGGCTTCTTTTTACGCCAACTTCTATGACCTGCGCATCAGGACCTGCGTCAGAAACAAACTGTCTCCGGCGAATGCCAGCCTTAAACCAAACCCGATCAAGACAATCTGCAAATGGACAAGTCTCGGAACTCTTGCACTACTGATAAAAGCAGTATCTCTGTTTAAGCCGTTACGGATGGCAGAAATATACTCCACCCGTCTGGGGCATCTGGCCCTTGATTGTGAACTTTATCTTTCTGAAAAAGAGCTGGGCCGCCACGACGGCTTCCTTGACCTATTCTATTTCAAGGACGATCAGGTTGCCAACAACACTCTGGCCAAACTGTTCTCCCGCAAAATGAATATCAGCAATAAATTTCGCTACCTGCTGGAAGCGGTGCAATTTTTCAATCTTAACGATAACCACGGATTAAAGCTAAACACCCGGACCATCGCTCTTGGACGGGACTTTGAATGTGTCATCCAGCAGACGGATACCCATGTCTCTTTCACGGAAGAAGAAACCAAAAGAGGCCGACGCGAATTAAAGGCCCTCGGCCTTGATCCGAATCGACCGCACGTCTGCCTGCTGGGCCGCGACAATGCATTCCTGCAACAGACCATGCCCGAAAGTGACGGGGACATGCAGGAACCCCGCAACATGGAGATTTCCACCCTCAAAGCCGGAGCCGAAGAATTACTAAAACTCGGCTACAACGTGATCAGGATCGGCTCCATTGTTCAAGAGCCACTTAAAATCGAGCATCCCAACTTCGTTGATTACGCCAGCAGCGGTAAACATAATAATTTCATGGACATATATCTGTCCGCCACCTGTATATTTTTCGTTGGCGTACAGAGCGGGCCTATGCATGTGGCTAACGTTTTCCGCGTTCCCTGCTTGCGGATTAATGTGGCCCGGCTGGAAGTTATCGAATACTGCTCCCCGGAAGACATTGCCCTGTTCAAGCTCATCCGTTCGAAATCAACAGACCGAATTTTAAGCGTTCCTGAAATAATCAAAGCCGGAATCAGCAAATGGCCCATTGAAAACTTTGCAGATTCCGATTTTGCGGTTATTGACAATACAGAAGACGAACTGCTGGAAGCGATAAAGGAAATGCATCTGCGGATAAACGGCAAATGGCAAACAGCTGGAGAATATACAGAATTGCAACGGTGCTACCGTTCATTCATGAAAACTTCAGACTACAACACACGTTTTGAAACCCCGATCAGTGCTTATTTCCTGCAAAAACACGCGGACGAACTCTTTAACTGGAAGGACAGCTGA
- a CDS encoding methyltransferase domain-containing protein: MDTPIILVQAASRAWSGAPDWCMNEVDGRPVVALTVESALKEFPKADIRIIAPEFDRGGRLNELPEMFPEHKISVFYGHDESPLERMIAALEDAEDQSLVIRVDGLHFGWLAEHARNMLKQAEKEKLDCVKTEDDFPIQLTADVYRLSALKKALAILEERPNGAPYRVHPKFFMFCEDDNFKCSRIAGPAVSEEWLKKCREIAEQVYIAGNMNVGEHKGISAGDQLTFHYELALDYIDSEALVLDCACGPGYGARIIAGKAQNVVAADLDIETVRQASSGKYFDNITFQTGDVTDLSFEDNSFDAITSFETVEHVNPAPFFKEMKRVLKPGGLLILSTPQNSLGHIPVNSQHLHEFSLQEISGLCSEHFEIIQTTGIKQGRIVFPDDPKGQNTFMVCRKAV; the protein is encoded by the coding sequence ATGGATACTCCGATTATTCTGGTACAGGCGGCATCTAGAGCTTGGAGCGGCGCACCGGACTGGTGCATGAACGAAGTTGACGGACGCCCGGTAGTGGCCCTGACTGTTGAAAGCGCACTCAAAGAATTTCCTAAAGCGGATATTCGTATTATTGCACCTGAATTTGATCGCGGAGGCAGGCTGAATGAACTGCCTGAAATGTTCCCGGAACACAAAATTTCTGTTTTCTACGGTCATGATGAAAGCCCGCTGGAACGCATGATCGCAGCCCTTGAGGATGCAGAGGATCAAAGTCTGGTTATCCGGGTGGACGGATTGCACTTTGGCTGGCTGGCGGAGCATGCCCGGAACATGCTCAAGCAGGCGGAAAAAGAAAAGCTGGACTGCGTAAAAACGGAAGACGATTTCCCCATCCAGCTCACCGCAGATGTCTACAGGCTAAGTGCGCTCAAAAAAGCACTCGCTATTCTGGAAGAACGGCCCAACGGCGCACCCTACCGGGTCCATCCCAAATTTTTTATGTTCTGCGAAGATGATAATTTCAAATGCTCCCGTATAGCCGGACCGGCTGTAAGCGAAGAATGGCTGAAAAAATGCCGTGAAATAGCTGAGCAGGTCTATATCGCCGGGAACATGAATGTAGGTGAACACAAGGGGATCAGTGCCGGGGACCAGCTTACATTTCATTATGAACTGGCCCTTGATTACATTGATTCTGAAGCTCTGGTTCTGGACTGTGCATGTGGTCCCGGTTACGGAGCCAGAATCATTGCCGGTAAAGCACAAAATGTTGTTGCCGCGGATCTCGACATCGAAACAGTTCGGCAGGCCTCATCAGGTAAATATTTCGACAACATCACCTTCCAGACCGGAGATGTGACAGACCTTAGCTTCGAAGACAATTCTTTCGATGCCATAACCAGTTTCGAGACAGTGGAACACGTCAACCCCGCACCTTTCTTCAAGGAAATGAAACGGGTCCTCAAGCCGGGAGGGCTGCTCATCTTAAGCACTCCCCAGAACAGCCTCGGGCATATCCCGGTCAATTCCCAGCATCTGCACGAGTTCTCCTTACAGGAGATCAGCGGGCTTTGTTCCGAGCATTTTGAAATCATACAGACCACAGGCATCAAACAGGGACGCATTGTCTTCCCTGATGATCCCAAAGGCCAGAATACTTTCATGGTCTGCCGCAAGGCTGTTTAA
- a CDS encoding phosphoribosylglycinamide synthetase: MKKTLIVIGAGLESIPVLKKAVDMGLHVVAVDANPQAPGFTYAHESIIGCVYTPEKSVAALTEWSQKGGKPHGVICAAVDAPGTVAAVADHFRLTAVSAETARLATDKKAMKDRFAERGIPIPWYQEIFSADELIRILDERRETLVIKPVDSRGARGVLRLVYGSPDMPDSVWAFECAQKESPTGRVMVEKHLDGPQISTEGFVVNGQPFCPGFSDRNYEFLDRFAPNIIENGGDLPSFLPQDVQAAVKKLSGQAAIALGIKNSMFKGDMVVHGDKPYVIEMAARLSGGYFCSHEIPWNTGVDFVGSAIRLALGETPAAAEMTPSFQKGVAQRYLFPDPGKVIAIEGVNKAHKMNGISMVEIRTAVGETISPATSHPARAGVIMSRAQTREEAIEQAEAAVAAIKIITE, translated from the coding sequence ATGAAAAAGACATTAATCGTGATCGGGGCCGGACTGGAATCCATTCCGGTTCTCAAAAAAGCTGTAGATATGGGACTGCATGTTGTAGCGGTGGACGCCAACCCGCAGGCTCCCGGATTTACTTATGCCCATGAATCGATCATCGGTTGTGTCTACACCCCGGAAAAATCGGTTGCCGCCCTGACCGAGTGGTCACAAAAGGGCGGCAAGCCGCATGGCGTAATCTGCGCGGCGGTAGATGCTCCCGGCACTGTGGCGGCTGTGGCTGATCATTTCAGACTTACCGCGGTCAGCGCGGAAACCGCCCGTCTGGCAACAGACAAAAAAGCCATGAAGGACCGTTTCGCGGAACGGGGAATACCCATCCCGTGGTATCAGGAAATTTTCAGCGCGGACGAGCTGATCCGAATTCTGGATGAACGGCGGGAAACGCTGGTCATCAAGCCTGTGGACAGCCGGGGCGCACGCGGGGTGCTGCGTCTTGTGTACGGTTCACCGGATATGCCTGATTCCGTCTGGGCATTTGAGTGTGCTCAAAAGGAATCCCCCACTGGACGGGTCATGGTGGAAAAACACCTCGACGGACCGCAGATCAGCACCGAAGGATTTGTGGTCAACGGTCAGCCCTTCTGTCCCGGATTCTCGGACCGCAACTACGAATTTCTGGACCGCTTCGCCCCCAACATCATTGAAAATGGTGGGGATCTGCCTTCTTTCCTGCCACAGGATGTACAAGCAGCTGTGAAGAAACTCTCCGGACAGGCCGCTATTGCTCTAGGCATTAAGAACTCCATGTTCAAAGGTGATATGGTCGTCCATGGCGACAAGCCCTACGTCATTGAAATGGCAGCCCGCCTTTCCGGGGGCTATTTCTGTTCACACGAGATTCCTTGGAACACCGGAGTGGATTTTGTGGGTTCTGCTATCCGGCTGGCTCTTGGTGAAACTCCCGCTGCCGCAGAGATGACCCCGTCCTTTCAAAAGGGCGTGGCCCAGCGATATCTTTTCCCCGATCCGGGCAAAGTCATTGCCATCGAGGGAGTGAACAAGGCGCATAAGATGAACGGAATCAGCATGGTGGAAATCCGTACCGCCGTTGGTGAAACAATTTCCCCGGCCACCAGCCACCCAGCCCGTGCCGGAGTCATCATGTCCCGAGCACAGACCCGCGAAGAAGCCATTGAGCAGGCGGAAGCGGCTGTCGCAGCTATCAAAATCATTACCGAGTAA